ATGATTATTCTACACAAGGGCGTTTTAATATGGCGTCTTATTATGTAAAAGTGGCTAAACTTTTAGTAGATCAAGGGTTTGTCGTGGTGCTATCGACAATTTCTATGTTTGATAAAGTGCGTGCGTTTAATGTGGAGAATTTTAAACATTACTTAGAAGTGTATTTGGAAGTTTCAGAAGAAATTCGCAAACAAAGAGATTCAAAAGATTTTTATAAACGCAATACAATAGATATGGCAGGATTTAATCAGAGTGTAGAGTTACCTAAAAATAGCCATTTAATTTTTAAAGATAATTTTGATATAAATTCAGCTTGCGAGAAAGTTCTATACTATTTAAAGGATATTTATGCAAAATAGATATTTTCCCATCCTGTTGTATTGTGCGGGGGGGGGGGCATTATTTTTTTAATTACTTTTTAATATTCTCTCTTCTTCTTTTATTTTTAAGTTCAATTTTTAATTTGAGTAATGCAGCATGAGCTCTGGTGTTGTAATTTGGATATGCGGGCTTAGTGGAAGTGGTAAAACAACACTGGCAAGTGCGCTTGTAGATAAGCTTAAGCAGCAGTTTAGCAGCGTGGTTTTGTTAGATGGTGATTATTTAAGAAATATTTATAATGATTTTAATTATAGCAAGGAAAATCGATTAAATTTAGTGTATCGTTCGCAGAAACTTTGCGCAATGCTAGTTGAAAGTGGCTGTATTGTTGTTGTTTCTTTTGCTACGATGCAAAAAGAAATTTTTCTTAGCAATAGAAAGGTTTTTAAGAGATATTTTGAAATTTTGATTGATTGCTCTTTTGAAGAGCTTGTAAAAAGGGATCAAAAGCAACTTTATAGCAGAGCTTTAAAAGGGGAGATTAAAAATGTCTATGGTGTAGATATATCTTGTGACTTTCCTAACGCAGATTTTATCCTTGATAATTCTGAGTGCAAGGATTTAGAGCCAAAAGTTGATATTTTACACCAGAAAGTTATGGAATTTTTGTTTTCTTTGTCTATTTCTAAAACTTTAGACTTGCAAGTAAGATTTGCGCATACTCCGACATTAATTAAAGAATCCTATATGATAATGCAAGAGTTTCGTCCTTATTTGAGCTTAGATGATTTTGTTTCTAGGATTCTGTTTTTAAATAAAACAATGCAATTTCGCCTTTTGATGTTTTATGATAATGAAAGATTAATTGGCTTGTGCGGTTTTATGCCTTCATATCTTCTTTATCACAAACAATGTTTGTTTATTAGTGATTTTGTTGTTTCTAGTGGCGTTAGAGGAATGGGATATGGGAAAAAGATATTTGCAATAATGCAAGAAATTGC
The Helicobacter winghamensis ATCC BAA-430 DNA segment above includes these coding regions:
- a CDS encoding adenylyl-sulfate kinase, giving the protein MSSGVVIWICGLSGSGKTTLASALVDKLKQQFSSVVLLDGDYLRNIYNDFNYSKENRLNLVYRSQKLCAMLVESGCIVVVSFATMQKEIFLSNRKVFKRYFEILIDCSFEELVKRDQKQLYSRALKGEIKNVYGVDISCDFPNADFILDNSECKDLEPKVDILHQKVMEFLFSLSISKTLDLQVRFAHTPTLIKESYMIMQEFRPYLSLDDFVSRILFLNKTMQFRLLMFYDNERLIGLCGFMPSYLLYHKQCLFISDFVVSSGVRGMGYGKKIFAIMQEIACENGFNEIALESGITREKAHKFWIEKCGFSQVRFGFKKELSVGDLAK
- a CDS encoding adenylyl-sulfate kinase: MQGALVYITGLSGSGKTTLAKAVVKQIENTLGIKSIFLDGDILRECVVNNDYSTQGRFNMASYYVKVAKLLVDQGFVVVLSTISMFDKVRAFNVENFKHYLEVYLEVSEEIRKQRDSKDFYKRNTIDMAGFNQSVELPKNSHLIFKDNFDINSACEKVLYYLKDIYAK